The stretch of DNA TCACTGACGGAAAGCAGAGATCCTGGAAACTTAGAAACCTTCATTctaggaggatttaaaggggaggTGCCGACTGTTTGACTTGGAGCCTGTTCACATGTGGTGCACACCATGCAGGTTATCTTTCCGCATTTGCAGGCGTAAAATCCGTAGGGACCAAGTGGACAAGGTTTTAACAAATTGACCAATAACGTGTAAGCCGCGCCAATTCTGCAGCAAATCCGTGACCGCTGTAACTTCCAGTGTAGGTCCTGTGTGCACAGGGTCCGAGGAGGCTGTGGAAAGTCTGCAGCATTTTAACCATTTGTTGGCTGCCTATTCACTATGTATGCCCGGGTGGTCGGCCATTGGAACAGGAGGGgggttcaggataggtcatcggtatctgatcggtgggggtccgactcccgccgTCAGCTGCTTGCGTTCTTCCCATGGTGTCCTTGCAACTTAGAAAGCACAGCGCCGCCTACTGTATGGTGGCTGTGCTCGGTAtcacactcagccccattcacttcaatggcgctGAGCagagcctaggtcatgtgactgatgaacgtgaggtCACAGACCTAGGAAAAAATCGGAGCGCAGGGGTGCCGAAAGTcttaacaccccccccccatcggaTATTGATGATCAAAAtaatggacagcccctttaaaagggAGGGCACACAAGCAAGTTGAATGCGATAAACTCACGTGTGTCAACGAGGGGTCCCGTTCTGACTCCCGTTCTTCTGACTTGAACACACAATATTGAGCGGCATTCGCACCTCAGTGTTCGGTTAGTGATTTCTATCGTTGATTGTGAGCAAAAACCAGGagcggagcctccacagacataaggtctatagatctgcacctggttttggctcaaaatcactgatggaaatcactgactgtgtgGACAAGGCATTACACTGACTTATACGGCTGTGTAACCCCGAGCTTCCTggtataatgctgtcagtgtaattCAATAGATTCCAGGACCCTCGCTGCACACAGCATCATGTCAGTgtacgggctcatgcacacgaccgtatgtgttttgtggtccgcaaaaaatacggatgacgtccatgtgcattccgccttTTACGGAGCGGAGCAGCttggccataatagaacagtcgtatccgtgtccgttatgcagacaataataggacctgttctgttttttttcggaCATACGTAAAAATAAGTTTGCGTGCACGAGCCTTAATTCAGTAGATTTCAGGACGCTCAGGTCACAGAATTATGtcaacataaggctactttcatatctgcCTTTTTTCCGGATCCGCAGGGGACGGGCAAAAAGCCGCTACCGTCATGATAATCCAAtcggctgcatccgttatgaacggatctggttgtattatctcgaAAATAGCCATGATAAtgattttagtgccggatccgttttcttttgtgtccgagaaaactgatccggcaccatagacttacattgtgttttagATTAGATCCGAACGCGCTCAAAAATGAtgcttgcagtgtttttctgCCCGGCATAGGAAGGCAGTGAAGGCGGACGGGATGCGTTCTGGAGCGCTCTGTTCCCTTcaggtcagttttgtccccattgacaaaactgaagcgttttcctccggttttgggatcctatgacggatctcaatagcggaaaggaaaacgcagatgtgaaagtagcctaattcagtAGATTCCAGGACCCAGagggttaagcctcattcacggacgtgtgctgtacgcgtTCTCCACGGTCATTATAATGTGAGtgttcacatcagtgttttagcacggtccgtgggtccgttttttttttagcacggtccgtgggtccgtttttcttagcacggatgcatgatctattttgtccatgttcacggatccatcacgtccattatagtctatgggtccgtgaaaaccacagatgtcctccgtgtttcacggatcattaagaagagatgctttgaaaatgtattgttcagtgtcagtgaaatacagatgcaacacggacagcaaagaacggatccttcacggatgcatcactgaccacctgctcacggatttggacacggacgtgtgaatggggctttacaccgctttataaatcagtataagggctcattcagacggccgtatgttttGTTCCGCGACAGTCCCGCATTTTTTCTGCTGCGCGCGGCTGCCATTTCTTCATATTTTATCTACTCTGCAGGTAATCTAATATGCCGCGGATTTACCGCACGCCGTTCCACGTGGACGTACCCTAAAGGGGATTATTGGGGGTTAGTTTGCGGGTATGGGTACCCATTTGGTACTGCCTAGAGCAGGGGTCGGCAAAACCTTCAGCCCTCTTGTTGTAAAACTCTCAGCATGTACACTTTTTGGGGCTGTTTTATAacctcccatagaagtgagtggaacatgctgggagttgtagtttcacaaccgcTGGCGGTTGGTGGCCTATAGATTTATCACTGGGGGCTACTTTCTGTGCAGAGGTCCATTTATAGCAATGCTGAGACTATTGCGGGAGAAATCTCTGTGCAGTGCCCAAGGGGGTCCGATCTCACTGCAGAGCCCGTTCATTCTGGAAATCAGTggtggtccgggatcagaggcttCCCCCAGCTTGTGGTGAGGGAGTCTCTCTAGAGTTAGGATTTAGGATTGGGGTGTGATGTCACCAGAAGGGTTTGCTTTTTAGGTGTCAGGGGCAGTTGGGTGCCCCCCGTTCTATGTCTGTGGGGCTTTCTGTGGCGCCCCCCAACAATATGGGACACCCCCAGGAGGATTCTGGGTATCTTGATATTGCTCATGTTCCCCTGTGGTGTATTGGATGCAGACTTTTTAGTTGAGACGTTGTATTTGGAGGGGGTAGGTGCTGGGTGGCCTAGCAGTGCTGGGACTTGCAGTACTTGTGTGCCCCGGGATTGCCTTGTCTGCTTCTGTATAGAATCGCACTAGAGTCTACAGGACTGTAAAGTATTATTAATATAGTACGTATATTGGTGGGATCGGCCTTCTGTCCTCGCAGTCTCCGAACACATGCATTCTCGGCCGAGCGTGCGTGtatgggggggatcagggagatgGATACCTGTTGGCTGACAGGTTTCACGTGTATGGCGGGCTGTCGCCAATCCTGAGGATACAGTGGGAGAAGTGATTTGCTTAGTTTTTTAAAGGGACcccccgttttttttttaatttaaatttttttttttagacctggcaagtTGCATCGTGATGGCCGTACTCCAGGTCTATGGAAGTCTAGGATTCCAAGACTAGAGCCTGACCCGGCCATATGAATAAGATGGCTGATAGCGGCACAGTCCCCTCTGTCCCACTGTAGTACAGGCTTGCGGTTTTTCTAGACGGTAATGAGCGTCTCCCGGAAATCTTTAGCGTCGCTCATCTCCTAGAAACTTTTGTGACCCTTATTTTGTGTGATATCTTCCATTAAGTCATGTGAGTAAGGTCTAGTTCAGtggtggcacgggtgccagaggcggcactcagagccctctctgtgggcacccgcaccctggaaaaagtctaaggtgtaccaatatgtcttagacctttcctgccattgatcagcgcaggcgcactatgaacagcacaggcagcgcactgaatgcaggcagctattatagctaagtgataaagtacatggaagatatactatactggactgtagtattcagggtgaatggccgtgttggcactttgcgataaatacgtGGGTTTTGggctgcagtttgggcactcggtctgtaaaaggttcactaTCACTGGTCTAGTTGCTATGAATATTCTGCCTActacagccttaaagggaacctgtcaccgggattttgtgtatagagctgaggacatgggctgctagatgggccgctagcacatccgcaatatccagtccccatagctctgtgtgcttttattgtgtaaaaaaacccagatttgatacatatgcaaattaatctgagatgagtcctgtacatgagatgagtcagggacaggatttatctcaggttaatttgcatatgtataatatcgtttttttttttacacaataaaagcacacagagctatggggactgggtattgcggatgtgctagcggccatctagcaacccatgtcctcagctctatacacaaaatcccggtgacaggttccctttaaagaggttcgcCCATCTTACCCATTAGaggcatattactaggatatgccaccattgtgtgATAGGTGCGTGTCCTATCTCTAGAgcggagcctgcaaagtgaagaacagactgcgcatgcgcggtcgcactccattcacttctgtgggagtgcaGGACATAGCCGGGGCTGTTTTCTggtgtcccatagaaatgaataggaagcgCACTGCACAAGTGCAGCCTCcagtccattcacttctatgggaaatgAATAGGAAGCGCATGGGCGGTCCGCGCTCattcactttgcaggctccgttcTAGAGATGGGTACGGGTCCCAGAGATGGATCCCACACCGGTCAGACACTGGTGGcaaatcctagagatatgcccccaatgtatgagatgggacAACCACTTACATTTCTGGTGGTCAGGCAGCGGGTCCATAGTAACCAGCCTGTCTTACAGTAGTCCAGTCCTCTGCTCCACAGACCAAGTTCTGGTGACAGGAGCTCAGACCTAGCTCAAAGCCAGCTcagctcaggaggagtgtatctgtatagcgccacctgctgtttgttctttctcttgtttctttgtcctgctcactgagatggtcgcacgtgctcagtttaatTCTTCatctgccccctgagctgtgattgggagagcatggacacgccccctgagctgtgataggtgaagcatggacacaccccctgagctgtgataggtgaagcatggacacaccccctgagctgcagcagaaaagacactccccttgagctgtcagcttgatataaatctagcagagcaatgaatggggagatctctggacccatgtgaggtacagggctggttctagctttgttagaaagaggttgtcatgtcctatatgatgtctgattttcaattttttacatcaatcctgggagaacccctttaagggtgattCGTTCTCAGCAGTGTCCTCCTGTCATACTACTGATAACATGTGGTGATTAAAGTAACTTGGCTCAAACAGCTCCTCAGGTTCTTCTGTGATTTCAGGAGGATTGAGTGTTAATTGTAGTCCGGTCCGAGTTTTGTTTCCCGGCGTTGCCCTTAGTATGTGACGTGTAATGGCATTTTCTTTGCAGGGCTCCCTCTCCTAGCAAGCGTAAAGAGCGCTCTGAAGACCGGGCCAAAGAGCGAACCAAGGAGAAGGCCCCCAACAAAGAGGCAGGAGAGAAAGATCGCGGGCGGGATAAGACCCGGAAGAGGCGCAGCGCCTCtactggcagcagtagcagcaggtaaGTCTAATGGCTGTGTGAGTGACGCACTGGTTGTTGCATGCCGCAGTCACTGACCGATGGGACGTTCTCCTCTCGTCCCCTGTAGTCGCTCGCGGTCGAGCTCATCATCCAGTTCTTCCTCGGGCTCCAGCTCTGGATCAAGCTCAGGATCAAGTTCTTCATCTGCTTCAAGCCGGTCAGGCAGCTCCAGCTCATCCCGAAGCTCCAGCTCCAGCAGTTCCTCCGGGTCCCCAAGTCCTTCCCGCCGTCGCCATGACAATCGAAGGCGCTCCCGCTCAAAGTAGGTATTTTTGTACGGGGTCCACTTAGCTCAAACCACTTCTCTGCTCTTACAGTTttgaaacgcccccccccccatcaaaagAAGCTCCTTTGCCTCCATGACAGCACTGTACGCCCTGCTGCAAGTCGGACAACCtgcaaatatgattatttttttttttctgttaacagATCAAAACAGCCAAAACGTGATGaaaaagagaggaagaggaggagtccAAGTCTGAAGCCCACCAAAGTGCACATTGGGAGGTTGACGAGGAACGTGACTAAGGTTAGCCGGGCTGTAGTGTCTCTCACCCTCCGATCTGATATCTCTGCCCTAGGCCTTGgtgatttggcaaaaaaaaataatctttttttttttttctcgattaCATTGGCTCCAGGTGTTACATGCTGTCCAGCAGGAAATTCTAAAACACCCTAAAATACACTCCTTTCTCCTTTTTTGTAGTGGCATCTTAAGACAGTCTCcttgcttttttctttttgctcCCTTTTTGCGTCCTTTTTTAAATGTAACTTTGTCTCATAGACTTCAGTGTAGGAAAAGGCAAGAAAAATGGCAAACCAAAAAATGCCTGGTAAAAACGGTGTGGCAATGGCCTCCGAGACCTGTCTACTAGTCATCTTTGTAGATTGTGAGCCGTGAATAGCTTCATGCTTATTGTACATGTTTTCTGTCATGTATGTGAACCCCTTCTTAGATGTCCAGCACCATGGAATAAATGGGCAGGACAGCACACTAGTGGTTAAACGTCTACTCTTCTCTATGGTCTTCTCCTAGGACCACATACTGGAGATCTTTTCTACCTATGGGAAGATTAAGATGATTGACATGCCCGTAGACCGCCTGCACCCACATCTCAACAAGGGCTACGCCTACGTGGAGTTTGAGGCTTCCGATGAAGCTGACAAAGCCCTGAAACACATGGATGGAGGTAATGAGGGGAAATGAAAACGTCTGAATGTTTGAAAAAAGTCATGTCCTATATAGTGTAGGTAAAGGGTATATCTTTGTGCCAGACCCTTAACGTAACCAGAGCATATGCATGCAGTACTGAGGCCGGTCAAATGCCTTGGACTGCGGCCTGCTTCATGGTTGCGCTACGAGCAAAGCATAGGACGGGGCCAGCAAGTCTCTGCACtccaaactacaattcccagcatgcccacatccttggctgttcttgtaattcCCATAGAGGTgacaagcattctgggagttgtagtttgtttTTAGGACCTATCCTAAGGAGTGTGGATTGTTCGCCGTAGGGAAATGAAAACCGTGAAGAAGTTTTTAGAGTAGGTCCACGGGGAATGTAAACTGcactgcaaagggtgaaatccacagcatgaattgacatgctgcagatttaaaatccacacaGCAGACTTCCACTTATTGTGTGAGGAGActgcttggggacacatcactacCGAGGCGCACGTGACCCTATTCATGTAGAAGTCCAGCAGAGCCAGaatagaggagcaggtaaggctactttcacacttgtggcagaggaatccggcaggcagttccgtcgtcagaactgcctgccagatccggcaaaacgtatgccaactgaatgcattttaagactgatcgggatcctgatccgtcttacaaatgcattgcaagaacaaatccgtctgtccgtttgtcatacggacaaacggatccgtatagattttttttccccacatttttaccggtctgcgcagaccggaaggacagatccggtattttgaatgccggatccggcactaatacgttcctatggaaaaaaataccggatccggcatacaGGCAactcttcagttttttgggccggagataaaaccgtagcatgctgcggttttatcttttgcctgatcagccaaaatgactgaactgaagacatcctgatgcatcctgaacggattactctccatttagaatgcatggggataaaactgatcagttcttttcctgtatagagcccctaggacggaactcagtgctggaaaagaaaaatgcaattgtgaaagtaccccaagtatGGATGTTATCACAAGTAGCTTGGGTTGGGGtgggaattaa from Bufo bufo chromosome 7, aBufBuf1.1, whole genome shotgun sequence encodes:
- the RNPS1 gene encoding RNA-binding protein with serine-rich domain 1; this encodes MAAPRHNERDGLSDLRREKQRKSGKMAPSPSKRKERSEDRAKERTKEKAPNKEAGEKDRGRDKTRKRRSASTGSSSSSRSRSSSSSSSSSGSSSGSSSGSSSSSASSRSGSSSSSRSSSSSSSSGSPSPSRRRHDNRRRSRSKSKQPKRDEKERKRRSPSLKPTKVHIGRLTRNVTKDHILEIFSTYGKIKMIDMPVDRLHPHLNKGYAYVEFEASDEADKALKHMDGGQIDGQEITASAVLTPRPLRVVPRRFSPPRRMLPPPPMWRRSPPRMRRRSRSPRRRSPVRRRSRSPARRRHRSRSSSNSSR